The nucleotide sequence TCGACTCGTCGGCGGTGTCCTTGATGACGGCCGGGATGGTGCCCAAGCCGAGCTCCTTGGTGGCCCGCAGGCGACGCTCCCCCATCACGAGCTCGTAGCGGGCGCGGCCATCCCCGTCAGCACCGAGCGGGCGCACCACGATCGGCTGGAGCACCCCGTACTCCCGGATGGACACCATCAGCTCCTGGAGCTCTTCCTGGCGGAAGTCAGTGCGCGGCTGCTGCGCGTTCGGGGTGATGTCCGCGGGATCGAGGTTGGCCAGCCGCGCGCCTGGCACGGCCACGAGCTCCGGCTCCCCCTTCCCCCGCGACTCCCCCTGAACGCCGCTCGGTGCACCGGCGCCGATGCTGTCCGGGAAGAAGACGTCGACAGGTCTGCTGCGCTCGTCGGAGGTGGGGATGAGCGCGCCGATGCCGCGACCCAGGCCGGTTCTCTTGGTTGCCATTACTTCTGGGCTCCTCGGTGTGCGATCTCGGCTGCCGCCTCCAGGTAGGAGAGCGCGCCAGGTGAATTGGGGTCGTAGCTGATGACGCTCTGGCCGTAGCTGGGCGCCTCGCTGATGCGGACGGACCGCGGGATAAGCGTCGTGAGCGTCTGCTGAGGGAAGTGCTCTCGTACCTCGGCCGCGACCTGTTGGGCCAGATTCGTGCGTCCGTCGTACATGGTCAGCAGGATGGTGGACATCGCCAGATCAGGGTTGAGGTGCTGCGCGATCAGTTCGATGTTCGAGAGCAGCTGGCTGAGGCCCTCGAGCGCGTAGTACTCGCACTGGATGGGGATCAGCACCTCCCTGGCGGCGCTGAACGCGTTGATCGTGAGCAGCCCGAGCGACGGTGGGCAGTCGATCAGGACATAGTCGAAGTCGCGCCCGCTGTCCGACGCCAAGAAGGCGTCGAGGGCCTTCCGGAGCCGACGTTCACGGTGCGGCAGATTCACGAGCTCGATCTCGGCCCCCGCGAGATGGATCGTCGCAGGAACGCAGAAGAGGGTGTCGAATTCCGGGCTCCTCTGCACGGCCTTCTCCACGGCGACGTCATTGACGAGCACGTCGTAGACGCTCATGAGGTCACTGGCACGGTCTGCACCGAGCGCCGTCGAGGCGTTGCCCTGCGGATCGAGGTCTATGACCAGCGTCCGGGAGCCGGCCTTCGCGAGCGCCGCGGCGAGATTCACGGTGGACGTGGTCTTCCCCACCCCGCCCTTCTGATTGGCGATGGTGAAGACCCGAGTGCGTGTCGGACGTGGCAGAACGAGACCGGCGAGAGCTTTGCGTCGTCGGCTCGTCTCGGAGAGCTCGCGAGCTATTGGACTCAGGTCGTCATCCATGGACTGCTCCCGATCGGTCGAAGTGGGCGATGGGGACATGGGGTGTATTGGCATGTTTCACGTGCAACATTCGGACCGCGTCGGCGCAGCGATTGCCCTGTAATCCCTGCTGGATCAGGGCTTCTATCGGAAACGACCGTCGATGGTGGCTCATGCGACTCGCGCCCGGATCACTCTCGTGACCTCGTCGACCTGCCCATGGCCGAGCACGACCACCTCGACGTCTTCCAAGTGGTACTTCCGAATGGCTTTGCTCGCCGCCTCGACCTCGCGCTCCGCGTTTGACCCCTTCATCAGCACCAGCTCTCCCCCGGTCTTCACGAGCGGGACGGTGAGAGGTATCAGCTTCGCGAATGCACTCACGGCCCTTGCGGTCACCTGGTCGAGACTGAACTCCTGCGCCACCTCTTCAGCACGAGCTCGTCGTACCGATACGTTGGCCATGGCCAGATGTGCCACCTGCTCTTCCAACCAGGCGACACGGCGCTCCATGGGCTCGATGAGGACGAACTCGACGTCTGGTCGGGCGATGGCGAGAACCAGTCCCGGCAGCCCCGCC is from Clavibacter sp. A6099 and encodes:
- a CDS encoding ParA family protein, which produces MDDDLSPIARELSETSRRRKALAGLVLPRPTRTRVFTIANQKGGVGKTTSTVNLAAALAKAGSRTLVIDLDPQGNASTALGADRASDLMSVYDVLVNDVAVEKAVQRSPEFDTLFCVPATIHLAGAEIELVNLPHRERRLRKALDAFLASDSGRDFDYVLIDCPPSLGLLTINAFSAAREVLIPIQCEYYALEGLSQLLSNIELIAQHLNPDLAMSTILLTMYDGRTNLAQQVAAEVREHFPQQTLTTLIPRSVRISEAPSYGQSVISYDPNSPGALSYLEAAAEIAHRGAQK
- the rsmG gene encoding 16S rRNA (guanine(527)-N(7))-methyltransferase RsmG, yielding MPEQIIIESEPTVAASLFGDRLDVAREFASQLGQRGEELGLIGPLEPPRLWSRHIINSVLVAPLLRPGLVGDIGTGAGLPGLVLAIARPDVEFVLIEPMERRVAWLEEQVAHLAMANVSVRRARAEEVAQEFSLDQVTARAVSAFAKLIPLTVPLVKTGGELVLMKGSNAEREVEAASKAIRKYHLEDVEVVVLGHGQVDEVTRVIRARVA